The DNA region ACACCGAAGATCATTCAGGAAGGTTTCTGACAGCGTATAATAAAAGATTATCGTTTGACTAATCATGTATTGAGCTAACCTCAAGCAGCAAGGACACCCTTGCTGTTTTTATTTACTCCTCTCCGTTTTCTACTGATAATACATCTTGCCATTATAAAGATTCTCCACGATCTCAGAGCGGACAATAGTCTTTTTGACTTTAGATGTGTAGCTTGTGGACTTGCCGTCAAGAAGCCCCTCTACCTGGGCTTCGGAAAGCTCCACGACGTACACCTTAGCGATATTCATACCGCACTTGCCCTTGCAGTAATAAGCGGGTCATGGGCTATGACGTAAAGCCGAATGCTGCGCACCTGAAACTGGCTGAATGGGAGAAACAAGGAAAACTTCGTGCTATAATTACGCAGAATATCGATGGCCTGCACCAGGCTGCAGGAAGTAAAAAAGTGATAGAACCGCACGGCAATACCATGCACTGCCACTGCATGAGATGTAATAAATCCTATAAAATATCTGCCATCTTGGAAACAGAAGGCGTACCTCGATGCAAAATATGTCACGGGATCATCAAACCCGATACAGTTTTGTACGGCGAAAAACTGGATAAGCACCTGCTTGAAAAAGCTACGGCTTATATCAGAAAGGCTGATATGCTGATCGTTGGTGGAACATAACTTACGGTGAATCCAGCAGTTAGTTTGGTGCATGAATTCAAAAATAAGCCCCTTGTCATCATCAATCTTGGGCTTACGCCAATGGATGAACGTGCGGACTTACGTATTTATGACAAAATCGGACAGGTTTTTTCCGCGATTTAATGGATACGTTATGAGATAATATCGCCCCGCAACCGTATTATAACGGAAACGGGGCGAATATTTATGTTCGTTGGTAATCAGGAGATTATGCAGGTATCTATATTTTACCCTATGATAGCGTATCGCTTTCCAAGTGAATGCTGACCAAATCTGTATTCAGGGTTTCATTAAATATCTACTCTTATCCACTGTGCATCAGCAAGCTTATTGTTTTCGGCATAAGCTTTTGCCTTATATTCGTTCCATTTATTCTGAGCTTCATCACCGTGGAGTGCATTCGGATCATCTTTGGCTTTGGCACTGATCCTAAAGTCCCACATTGTTCCTTCGTACAGCGTGTAATACGCGATAGGAAGCTGACTGGGATCTGGTTCATCATAATCTGTTACAAGATTTGCTTCTACCGCCAAAGACTGT from Ruminococcus albus AD2013 includes:
- a CDS encoding SIR2 family NAD-dependent protein deacylase → MGYDVKPNAAHLKLAEWEKQGKLRAIITQNIDGLHQAAGSKKVIEPHGNTMHCHCMRCNKSYKISAILETEGVPRCKICHGIIKPDTVLYGEKLDKHLLEKATAYIRKADMLIVGGT